The Peribacillus simplex genome contains a region encoding:
- a CDS encoding tRNA-binding protein — protein sequence MATFDDFQKLDMRVGEITKVEEFPKARKPAYKLWVDFGEEIGIKQSSAQITDCGKQVIGVVNFPPIKVADFSSEVLVMGTYSEQGAVLIEPQQRVKKGDRLG from the coding sequence TTGGCAACTTTCGACGATTTTCAAAAATTAGATATGCGTGTTGGGGAAATTACAAAAGTAGAAGAATTTCCTAAAGCAAGAAAACCAGCCTATAAATTATGGGTTGATTTTGGAGAAGAAATAGGGATTAAACAAAGTAGCGCTCAAATAACAGATTGCGGTAAGCAAGTAATAGGAGTGGTCAATTTCCCTCCTATTAAAGTTGCTGATTTTAGTTCAGAAGTTTTGGTGATGGGGACTTATTCGGAGCAAGGTGCTGTTCTAATTGAACCTCAACAAAGGGTTAAAAAAGGCGATCGATTAGGATAA
- a CDS encoding VOC family protein, whose translation MSDQKTLRGLTTVSFWAADLVAAKKWYAELLGIDPYFERPGYAEFRLGDYQHELGLIDSRYAPDGSSTGQAGGAVVYWHVDDVTATFEKLLSMGAKEHEAPTVRGEGFITASVVDPFGNILGIMYNQHYLEVLGSTRKE comes from the coding sequence ATGAGCGACCAAAAGACATTACGAGGACTAACCACCGTCAGTTTTTGGGCGGCTGATCTAGTGGCGGCAAAGAAGTGGTACGCCGAGCTGTTGGGTATCGACCCATACTTCGAACGCCCAGGATATGCCGAGTTTCGCCTCGGCGACTACCAGCACGAGCTTGGCCTGATCGATAGCCGCTACGCGCCCGATGGTTCGTCGACCGGCCAGGCCGGTGGTGCTGTCGTGTACTGGCACGTCGATGATGTGACAGCAACTTTCGAGAAGCTGTTGTCCATGGGAGCGAAAGAACACGAAGCACCTACAGTTCGCGGTGAGGGGTTCATTACTGCCTCTGTGGTTGATCCCTTTGGGAACATACTGGGCATTATGTACAATCAGCACTATTTGGAAGTTCTAGGTTCGACCAGAAAAGAGTGA
- a CDS encoding DedA family protein, whose amino-acid sequence MENQVAYLLEHYGYVGIIFALIGGIVGLPVPDEVLLTYIGYNVFQGKLSYLISIVSAFAGATGGISLSYFIGYKFGLPLLEKFGPKLHITEQKINITKKLFKKFGPYLLLFGYFIPGVRHLTAYIASVNRFSFRKFIVYAYTGALIWSFTFITLGRILGENWNNVELYMSTYSIYVITSLFVLSIFIYFLWKRRNRLRRGIS is encoded by the coding sequence GTGGAAAATCAAGTTGCTTACCTTCTAGAACATTATGGGTACGTCGGAATAATATTTGCTTTAATCGGAGGTATTGTAGGACTTCCTGTACCCGACGAGGTTCTTCTTACATATATTGGTTACAATGTGTTTCAGGGTAAATTATCTTACTTAATTTCAATAGTAAGTGCCTTTGCAGGAGCAACAGGGGGGATTTCGCTTAGCTACTTCATTGGTTATAAATTTGGGTTGCCTTTATTAGAAAAGTTTGGACCAAAACTTCACATAACCGAACAAAAAATTAATATAACAAAGAAATTATTCAAGAAATTTGGACCCTATCTTTTATTATTTGGTTATTTTATACCTGGGGTACGGCACCTTACAGCGTATATAGCATCTGTCAATCGCTTCTCTTTTAGAAAATTTATTGTTTACGCCTATACTGGTGCATTAATATGGAGTTTTACTTTTATCACATTAGGAAGAATATTAGGGGAAAATTGGAACAATGTTGAACTATATATGTCAACATACAGTATTTATGTGATTACGAGTTTATTTGTCCTTTCAATATTCATTTATTTTTTATGGAAGAGAAGAAATCGATTAAGAAGGGGTATTTCATAA
- a CDS encoding PQQ-dependent sugar dehydrogenase produces the protein MIKVKVGLRPIVSKINLPTVLKTTILPGDSIERLFIATQVGEIFYIGNGVIRTFLDIRPRILKLGTSEQGVSGRGYDERGLLGLAFHPEFYYNGLFYLHYSVAGTQGPGALTEHFRPNPCDPKTLNLKWINRETQYDHINTVEEWILQSNGQPQKRRTLLNIRRPFFNHNGVNSLNFSPETGKLILTTGDGGAGYDPFNLSQDDMEIAGKIIEIDVDKSISFNNPPIVTRFNELPLPIQETLTVIAKGVRNIPGISFQRFYNQYIKYVGGVGQDLVESIFSFVHYKPIPVTQIVQASFMNSETDKEGFINFGWRGWEGAFPTSIIRGCNENNNLDEKTIAYYNEAVALSASRLQPLTSYFHKETRPDKFGGTALTGVQAYMGNTIPGLTGSVVFTDLARKDSQPQVRGALAYTTVRPNGEQNDFSVIQTDYDFGSQSAYYVSLGTNLNQTSLYLAVYGSMKVTDFNQGTVFEIVP, from the coding sequence TTGATAAAAGTTAAGGTTGGTTTACGGCCCATTGTAAGTAAGATAAATTTACCTACTGTTTTAAAGACAACCATACTTCCAGGTGACTCAATTGAAAGATTATTTATTGCAACCCAGGTAGGAGAGATCTTTTACATAGGAAACGGAGTTATAAGGACTTTTTTGGATATTCGCCCGCGAATTTTAAAATTAGGTACTTCTGAACAAGGTGTTTCAGGTAGGGGATATGATGAACGGGGATTGCTGGGGCTAGCGTTTCATCCAGAATTTTATTATAACGGTCTGTTTTATCTTCATTATTCAGTAGCTGGAACACAAGGTCCAGGGGCCCTTACTGAACATTTTAGGCCTAACCCGTGCGATCCCAAAACTTTAAACCTAAAGTGGATAAATAGAGAAACTCAATATGATCATATTAATACAGTTGAAGAATGGATTTTACAATCGAATGGTCAACCTCAAAAACGACGGACATTACTTAACATAAGAAGACCATTTTTTAATCATAATGGTGTCAATAGCTTAAACTTTTCACCTGAAACCGGAAAACTTATTTTAACAACCGGTGATGGCGGAGCAGGCTATGATCCATTTAATTTAAGTCAAGATGATATGGAGATAGCTGGTAAAATAATTGAAATCGATGTAGATAAGAGCATATCCTTCAATAATCCACCCATTGTTACACGTTTTAATGAACTTCCTCTGCCTATTCAGGAAACGCTTACGGTCATTGCAAAAGGGGTTCGCAATATACCAGGCATTTCATTTCAAAGGTTTTATAATCAGTATATCAAATATGTGGGGGGTGTCGGACAGGATTTGGTTGAGTCGATTTTTTCATTCGTTCATTATAAACCAATACCGGTTACTCAGATTGTTCAAGCTTCTTTCATGAATTCTGAAACTGACAAAGAGGGATTCATTAACTTTGGCTGGCGAGGCTGGGAAGGTGCTTTTCCTACTTCGATTATAAGAGGATGCAATGAAAATAATAATTTGGATGAGAAAACAATTGCTTATTACAATGAAGCAGTAGCACTTTCAGCGAGTCGTCTTCAGCCTCTAACCAGTTATTTTCATAAAGAAACCAGACCCGATAAGTTTGGAGGAACTGCACTTACAGGAGTGCAGGCCTATATGGGGAATACAATTCCTGGTTTAACAGGAAGCGTTGTGTTTACCGATCTTGCCCGGAAAGATTCTCAACCCCAGGTTAGAGGGGCTTTAGCTTATACCACCGTAAGACCAAATGGTGAACAAAATGATTTTAGTGTGATACAAACCGATTATGATTTTGGGTCCCAATCAGCCTATTATGTTAGTTTGGGAACGAACCTGAATCAAACCAGCTTATATTTAGCGGTTTATGGCTCTATGAAAGTGACTGATTTTAACCAAGGCACTGTTTTTGAAATAGTTCCATGA
- a CDS encoding cupredoxin domain-containing protein, with translation MSVKKWVTRLVVVLAMFVVVTTLGSLGVFAESGVVTQPMETGKSIEVELKDDFFNPKVITIPSGTATTMILKNKGSKEHTFTLEKLGIDVEVQPGEEKNITVNPKQPGTYELICRYHFQEGMVGKVIVE, from the coding sequence ATGTCTGTGAAAAAGTGGGTAACACGATTGGTCGTTGTGCTTGCAATGTTTGTGGTTGTGACAACACTAGGCTCACTCGGCGTATTTGCCGAATCCGGTGTTGTGACACAGCCTATGGAGACGGGAAAATCGATTGAGGTCGAGTTGAAGGATGATTTCTTTAATCCGAAAGTCATCACCATTCCGAGTGGAACAGCCACAACGATGATATTGAAAAACAAAGGCAGTAAAGAGCACACCTTCACACTGGAAAAGCTCGGAATTGACGTTGAGGTTCAGCCAGGTGAAGAAAAAAACATTACCGTGAATCCGAAACAGCCCGGTACATATGAACTGATATGCCGGTACCATTTCCAGGAGGGAATGGTTGGGAAAGTAATAGTCGAATAA